The Magnolia sinica isolate HGM2019 chromosome 10, MsV1, whole genome shotgun sequence genome includes a window with the following:
- the LOC131217369 gene encoding uncharacterized protein LOC131217369: MSNTHQDIENGGVDVPGPSESLKIAPPSLELMITIISIVWMIVAFLLNLDFPISDGNKVQNTLYHQYKMSFYFIVMISVTAFYSTSVWMMMIVGRCRPPIARNLILVILVLGVLASTVLLYVLLPEKSSWIVWFFFALTIWVMLIMQECEWATQLKGKICKPVEEGCKLATRWTIDKIHTLYGYRFCCLPIRSPSCRTSQTVVVILIIIFI; the protein is encoded by the exons ATGTCTAACACTCATCAAGATATCGAAAATGGCGGTGTCGACGTTCCGGGGCCGTCAGAGAGTCTGAAAATTGCACCACCGTCGTTGGAATTGATGATTACGATCATCAGTATAGTATGGATGATCGTGGCGTTCCTTTTGAATCTCGACTTTCCAATCAGTGATGGCAACAAAGTCCAGAACACTTTATACCATCAGTATAAGATGTCCTTCTACTTTATTGTTATGATCAGCGTCACAGCCTTCTACTCCACGTCCGTGTGGATGATGATGATAGTGGGTAGATGCCGGCCCCCCATAGCCAGAAATCTCATCCTCGTTATCTTGGTTCTTGGAGTACTAGCTTCCACAGTATTACTGTATGTCCTGCTACCAGAGAAGTCCAGTTGGATCGTATGGTTCTTCTTTGCACTGACCATCTGGGTCATGTTGATTATGCAAGaatgtgagtgggccacccaattGAAGGGCAAGATTTGCAAGCCGGTTGAGGAAGGGTGTAAGTTGGCCACCCGATGGACCATAGACAAGATTCACACCCTTTATGGTTATCGTTTCTGTTGTCTACCTATTCGTAGTCCCAGT TGTAGAACGAGCCAGACAGTGGTagtcatcctcatcatcatatTCATATGA